The following DNA comes from Mucisphaera calidilacus.
GATCGACCAGTCCCCAGCGTCGTTCCCAATCAAACGCTGTTCTGGAGCGTCACCTACTCCAATCCACAAACCACCCTACGAAGGGTCAGGCTTTACAACAGCGCTCGTCTCCGCTCACCAGTGACGATCGAAGATAGCCATATCGAAGCACTCTTGTGGATCACAGGATGGTCCGATGGCACCGAGCTTCCGGTGCCGACCGACATCGTGATCCGAGACTCACTGCTCCGTTACGGCCGTGGCAACCCAACCCACGCCATCATCGCCACGCCTCTAGAAGCACAAGGTGATACCGATTCACGCCACCTGCCTGGAACGCCACCTGTCACGAACGTTGTCTTCGAGAGGAATCGCATCTTCGGCGGCTTCTACATCGGACAGGCGACAGGCATCCGACTGATCGAGAATGAGTTTATCACCGAAGGACACCCCATCGAGCTGTTCGATATCAGGGCTGCACTGCTCCACGGCAACACCGTCGATGGTGAAGAACTTAAACAGAAGCACCTGACACTGAGACTAGCCAATGACACCGATGACGTCCGGATCACGCCTTGACTTTGTCTACCCCCGCAACGCCCAGCTGGTCGCCATGCGCAGCAGCCACTGACTGCACCGAAGCACAATCTCGAGCTATGCGATGAATGCTCCAACCTATGCCATCGGCGTCGACTACGGCACCAACAGCGTTCGCGCATTGGTCGTCGATACAGCCAACGGTGATGAGATAGCCACCGAAGTCTTCGAGTATCCCTCGGGTGATGCAGGCATCCTCATCGATCCCGCTGATCCCAACCTCGCCCGGCAAAACCCTCAAGACCACATCGATGGCTTCATCAGCACAGTCAAGAACGTTGTAATCCAGGCTAGGCAGCACTCCGCTTTCACACCCGATCGGATCGTCGGTATTGGTGTTGATACCACTGGATCCAGCCCGTTACCGGTCGATCAGAATGGCACCCCTCTAGGCATCCTTCCAGAGTTTCAGAACAACCTGGCTGCGCAGTGCTGGCTGTGGAAAGACCATACAGCGCACGCTGAAGCCGCTGAGATCACAGCACTCGCCGAGGAGCGTAGTGAGCCTTATCTGACCCTCTGTGGCGGCACGTACTCTTCCGAGTGGTACTGGTCGAAGATGCTCCACTGCGAACGCATCGCTCCCGAGGTCGCCAAAGCAGCCTACAGCTGGGTCGAACTCACCGACTTCATCCCCGCCTATATCACTGGCCAGCACAATCCAGACACTATGCCCCGGGGCATCTGTGCAGCCGGTCATAAAGCCATGTTCAGCCATCGATGGGGAGGACTTCCCTCCCTCGACTTCCTCGAATCACTCCAGCCAGGCTTCTCACGATTCAGAAAGCGATACACAAGCAAACCACAGCCCTCTAGCCAACCCGCTGGTCAGCTCGACCAGAGAGTAGCTGATCTAGTCGGACTACCAGCCCGAATCAATGTCGCAGCCGGAGCCTTCGATGCCCACCACGGGGCCGTCGGCTCCGGTGTATCCCCGGGAACCATCGTCAAGATCATCGGGACCAGCACATGCGACATCATGACCAGCCCGCTGGACCAAGAACTAGCCGACATCCCAGGTGTTTGTGGCATCGTCCCCGAATCGGCTCTGCCAGGAGCCTACGGCATTGAAGCGGGTCAATCTGCGGTTGGTGATCTCTTCAATTGGTTCATCAAACATCTAGGCCCTGTCGGTCACGAAGCACTCACTCAGGAAGCCCTAGAACTCCCCCCAGGAGCCTCAGGGCTTCTGGCCCTCGACTGGAACAACGGCAATCGCACTGTCCTCGTCGATCCCAGACTCTCTGGCCTCCTTGTCGGCCAGACTTTGCACACGACCGCCGCCGAAATCTACCGCGCGCTCATCGAAGCCACTGCCTTTGGGTCCCTAACCATCATCGAGCGCATCGAAGAACACGAGGTCCCTGTCGAGCGCGTCGTGATGTGTGGTGGTATCGCCGAGAAGAATCCTATGGCGATGCAGATCTACGCAGATGTCCTCAATCGCCCAATCCGCATCGCTCGATCGCGGCAAGCCTGCGCACTCGGAGCTGCCATCTTTGGAGCCGTTGTAGGCCATGCCCATCGCAATACCCAATCCGCCATCGCAGCTATGGCTGGCACCAAAGAAACCGTCTACCAGCCTATTACTTCGAACGTCAACACCTACGCCGAGCTCTACACACTCTACCGACGGCTCCACGACGCCTTTGGCGGCGTCACTAAGCAGGCCGTGCTGGGAGACGTCATGAAGCGTCTCATCAGCATCCGTGATCGTGCCCGGAGTATCCGCCATGCTTGAGCAACTCCGTGAACAGGTTTGCAAAGCGAACAAGAGATTGGTTACCGAGAATCTTGTCACCCTGACCTGGGGAAATGTCAGCGGCATCAGTGAAGATAGAAAGGACATCGTGATCAAACCAAGCGGTGTGCCCTACGACGAACTAACACCGGAGCAAATGGTCATCGTCAGTATCGATGGTCAAGTCATCGATTCACCACTTCGCCCATCCTCAGACACACCCACACACCTTGAGATCTACCGCCACTTCCCGAACGCCAACGGCATCGCCCACACTCACAGTCGATATGCCACCATCTTCGCCCAGGCTCGACGAAGTATCCGCTGCACGGGTACCACCCACGCCGATCACTTCAGGGGTGACATCCCCGTCACGCGCGCTCTGACCCCCCATGAAGTCGAATCCGGTTATGAACACGAAACCGGCAGGCTCATCGTCGAAACCTTCCGCGAAAATCAACTCGACCCGCATTGTCTACCCGCCATCCTCCTCGCCGGGCACGCCCCCTTCGTTTGGGGGCCGTGTCCCGACAGAGCTATGGACAACTCCGTCGCCCTTGAAGCCATCGCTGAAATGGCTCTGCACCTCGAACTACTTGCGCCCAACGCCCCTGGTCTCGAAGCCCACATCCTGGCCAAACACCAGTCCCGCAAGCACGGGCCAGATGCGTACTACGGCCAGACAAATACGCCCTAATACGCTCAAAGATACCCATGTCCAACATCTATCCCAATCAACACGTCCGCCTGCTTGTTGGAAGCCAGCACCTCTACGGCCATGAAACACTCCAGCAGGTCGATCGCGACGCCAGCGAGATCGTCAGTGGGCTCAATCAGGATGGACAACGGCCCTCCGAGATACGTGCTCAGCCCGTACTCACGACACCACAGGCCATTCTCCACGCCATTCAGGAATCTGAATGCGACCCCCAATGCCTAGGCGTCATCTGCTGGATGCACACCTTCAGCCCGGCCAAAATGTGGATCGCAGGACTACAGGCGCTCCGCAAGCCAATGCTTCATCTGCACACACAGACGCACCGCGACATTCCGTGGTCATCTATCGACATGGACTTCATGAACCTGCATCAGTCAGCTCATGGCGGCCGCGAGTTCGGACACATCTGCACCCGACTCAATGTCCGACGTAAGGTCGTCGTCGGTCATTGGCAAGACGCCTCAGTCCTGTCCCAGATCGACAGCTGGATACGCGCCGCTGCAGCCGTCCACGACGGCCGTCAACTCCGAGTCGCACGGCTGGGTGACAACATGCGTCAGGTCGCCGTGACCGATGGTGACAAGGTCGAGGCACAAATCGTCTTCGGCTACGAAGTCCATGGATACGGTATCGGTGACGCCGTGCAGCACGTTGATGCCGTCAAAGAGGATAATGTCGATGAGCTCTGCCAAGCCTATGCCATCGATCACATACTCGACCCGCAACTCCGACCGGGCTCACCGAGACACAACGATCTACGCGAAGCAGCACGCATCGAGCTCGGACTCCGCAGCTTCTTGAATGAAGTGAACGCTCACGCCTTCACTGATACCTTCGAAGACTTGCACGGTCTACAGCAGCTTCCAGGCATCGCAGCTCAGCGGCTGATGGCCGACGGCTACGGCTTCGGAGCCGAAGGCGATTGGAAGCACGCCGCCCTCGTACGCGCCGTCAAAGTCATGACCAGAGGATTGCCCGGCGGCACCAGCTTTATGGAAGACTACACCTACCACTTCGATCCCCAGTGCCCCGCCGTTCTTGGCGCTCACATGCTCGAGATCTGCCCCTCGATTGCAGATTCGAAACCACACGCCGAGATCCATCCACTAGGCATAGGCGGCAAGAAAGACCCTGTCAGGCTCGTCTTCAACGCTATCACTGGTCCCGCTATTAACGCTTCGGTCATCGACAAAGGCGACAGTTCCCGACTACTCATCAATCCCGTCACCGCCATTGAACCCAAACACGACCTGCCCAAGCTCCCGGTCGCTCGCGTCCTCTGGCAGCCCCACCCGGATCTCCCTACCGCTGCCGCTGAATGGATCCAAGCCGGCGGCGCTCACCACACCGCCTACTCCAACTCCGTTACCCAAGAGATGCTTGAAGACTATGCTCGCATCTTGGGCCTGGATATTCAGCTCATTGCCTAGGCGTAGTTGAGACAGACATTCTTACACCTACCTGCAGTAAGACAGAAATAGTGCAATATGTAATAAGTGGGTCTGGCCTGACCTTCTGGCTCATGAGTTCGTGGTTTTTGGATCCCTGCCGCAGATCGCTATCGATCCCGTGACCAACGGCGTCGAAGAGGCTCAGGCCTTCGGGCTGACCTCCTTCACCGGCGTGTCATCTTCAGCCTGGCGTTGACCTTCCCCCCTCAAGCGAATCCATTTCCTAGACTTAGTTTTTAGGTATACACCTCTCCCCATCTTGATACCAGTCTCGATGCTAACCTCGGCCATCAATCGGCCGGGTGAACCCGGCCGATTGATTCAGCGAACTCCTCGGGGGCCAGGTTGCCCAAGGCGCTGTGGGGACGTGCTGCCGGGCGAGGAGGCATCCTCATGACCACGCCATCGCGACCAAATTCGGCGCGCCGCGAACTTGGAGCGCTTCGAGTTCACCCCATTTTGTGCGCGCGCTTCAAGTTCATGCGCTCCGAGTTCATGCGGCTCCCCATGAGGCGATTAGGTACTTCCGCGAAAGGTGTTCACGCGATGGCACGGGAACGCGTCGAGCGGATAGACACAGTTTGTTTTGAGCGTGACCTTTTTGCGTAACACGCTGTCGTGGCATAAGTGGTCGGGGGGGTCGGGGGTTCAAATGGTCCAGAAGCCCCAGCAGCGCGACCTATGGACCTTTTGAACCTGTGGACCGGGGGCCGTGTGTTGGCGACATTGGCGTGTGCGCTGGTCTCGAAGCCCACCAATAGCGCCATCTCCACGGAACTAGCGGTCTTGGTGGTCTTCGTGGTCTTCGTGGTCTTCGTGGTTTTCGTGGTCTTCGTGGTCTTCGTGGTCTTCGTGGTCTTCGTGGTCTTCGTGGTCTTCGTGGTCTTCGTGTTTTTCACACGAAAGAAAGAGAGTTCACCACGGTGGCCGTTGCCGCTGACCTCACGTAGAGCCTATCCGGGAAGGAGCCATGCCAGTGATGCCTCGCCTACCTGATTGCTCGCTTAGGCTTGAACTGGCCCATCCTGGCAATGGCCTTCAGTTCTTCAATGCTGGAAGCGTGGGGTGGCTTGAGGAATTGGTGCCATAGACACATGCCCTCCCGCAACCACCGAATGATCATATTTTATTGCGAAACGGCCGATTTGCCCCGACATTTCTCACTGGTGATCGGTAGCGGATCACGCCCATTGCTGCGTGTGCAGATTGAGCCAAGGCACCAACTCGACGTCCGATCGCTTTTGGCCAGTTTCGCCGCCGTAGGCGACATACGCCTTGCATGGCCGAACCTGCTCAATGACTTCACGGACCCGCCGGACGCCTTCGAGCAAACCGGAGTTCGCGGTCTGCGCCGCCTTGGCCTCGACAAGAGACAATCGATCAGCGTGCTCAATGATCAGGTCGGCTTCGACGCCGTTTTGATCGCGGTAGTGGTAAAGACCGCCTGTCTCGCCAGCGTTGATGCGATGCTTGGCGATTTCGGACACCACCCAACTCTCAAAGAGTGCTCCGCGCAATGGATGGCTGCGAAGCTGCTCAGTGGTACGGATGCCTAGCAGTCGGCAAGCCAGACCGGTGTCGTAGAAATGCAGCTTCGGCATCTTCACCAAGCGTTTGCGGATGTTGCTACTGAACGATGGCAGGCGGAACGCGATGAAGCTGGCTTCAAGGACGCTGAACCATGCCTTGGCAGTGGGCTGAGCGATGCCGCAGTCGTTGCTGAGCCGTGAGAAGTTGAGCAGTTGCGATGTGCGGCCGGCACAGAGTTCGACGAACCGCTGGAAGGTTGTCAGGTCGCCAACGTTGGTGATCAGTCGCACATCCCGTTCGATGTAGGTGGCGATGTAGGATGCGAGCCACTCTCCTGCGTCGAGTTGCTGGTCGAAGATGCGGGGATAGCCGCCGGTCAGGATCGACTCGTCAAGCGTCTCGGGAAAGCGTGGAAAGCGGATGGCTTCACTCCGCGCAAGCGGCAGCAGATGCAGCACTGCGGTTCGGCCAGCGAGGGACTGATTCACAGATTCCAGCAACGCCAGATTCTGAGAACCCGTCAGCACCCACCGGCCGGGTTGCGGGTGCTCGTCGATAATGCTTTGGATATATGACGTCAGTTCGGGCACGCGCTGGATTTCGTCCAGGATCACACCGTCGTCGAACTGGGCCAGGAACGCACGCGGGTCGTCCTGGGCAAAGCTGCGGAGATCCGGCGCTTCGAGATTGGCGTAGGCGTACTTCGGGAAGATCGCCCGGCAGAGGGTGGACTTTCCGCTCTGGCGGGGGCCCGTCAGCGTGACCGAGGGGAACTGGCCAGCCAGCTTTCGCAGTCGGGATGTCAGATCACGGTCGATCATGTCAGAACAGCGTAGCTTCTGATATAGGACAATTCAAGATTGAATCTTCATTTGTCCTATGGGCGGGTGGTACAAGGATTCGTACCAGCCCCGTGGGCTGGTGTCGTAAGCTGCGACTTGATAGATGGATGGAACTGTGGTCGCCTGGCCTTCCAAGCTGAATGTTGTGAGTTCGAGTCTCATCACCCGCTTTCCCCCGCCCCCGGAAAGAAACTCGTCAGTATCCGCCTTCGCGTGACACATGTCGCCCGAAGGCGTCTTTGTTGCGCCAAGCTCGGTTACCTGTATGCCTGAGCCGCCGTCGTGCCCTGATCCAACAACGTGTCGACGCCAAGGTTGCTTGACGATCTCTCCTGCCGGATGACGGTTGCGACCCATCCAGAAATGCGCTCCGCTACGGACAGCCTTGGAACCCTTGGAGATCAGCCAGCGGCAAGCGTTACGACTGGCTGAACTCGAAAGTTTCCGTACTCATTTTAGCGTAGCGAGGGACGCCTCTGGACGGAAGGCTTCGGGTGATGGCGGGGGGTGATGGCCGGTCTGATTGTGAAGAACACTGGCTGTACCTTGTTTCCGCTGGACGTTGCGTGGATTGCGATGGCCCGCGGGGGCAGCGGGGCGGGTGGTGAGGCCGGCTCGCCGTGAACCTGTTAAAAAACAGGTGTGTGGGGCGTTGTTTGGCGGGCGCACGTGCGGGTTGTGCGCGTGGAAGGCTGGGACTGTTTTGGCGCGTGACGATCGACACAGAGTGCGTTTTTCCAGCAGCCTGAGCGGCCGTATTCTGCTGCTGGGGATCCTGCCGACGGTGGTGATTTTGACGGCGCTCATTCTGGCGCTGGCGGTGAGTGGTGTTCGTCGTCTGCACGAGCAGTCGCTAGAGGCGTTGGAGCTTCTGGCGAACGAGGTGGCGACGCAGATCAGCCACACGAACGAGCACGCGGGGCTGGGCACGATCATGATGGCGCAGGCGCAGCAGGCGGCGTTGTTCGGCCAGCGTGAGACGTCGGTGGAGTTCGCGCGTGAGGTGCTGGACCGCTTCCCGCAGCTCAATGGGGTGTCGTTTGTTTATGAGCCGGACGCGGACGGTCAGGACGCGTTGTGGGTGGGCGGTGCCGGGCCGTTGGCGGCGGGGATGGATGACCGCGGGCGGTTTCTGCCTTACTGGTCGCGTGGGGAAAACGGGTCGCTGGTGCTGGCCGGGGTGAGCGATCCGGATGCGCGGCCGGGGTATGCGGAGGCGAAGCGCTGGTACGAGCAAGAGGGCGAGATTCGTGCGGTGATGGGCGAGCCGGTGCGTCTGGGCGACAAAATGCTGATCGAGCTGACGTACCCGATCATCGTAGACGGCCGGTTTGTGGGCGCGGCGACGATCGATCGTTCGTTGACGACGATTCGTGCGTTGCTGGAGCGGATCAAGACGGACGCGTCGGTGGACATCTTTGTGATCAGTGGCGAGCATCGTTTTGTGGCTGCGACGACGGCGGAGCGTGAGTTATTGAAGACGCAGCCGGTGGACGAGACGGCCTATCACAAGCTGTTCTCGCGCGAGGCGCTGATCGGCGGCATCGAGGGGATGTACGATCCGTACGACGGCGAGGCGTATTACTTCGCGACGTCGCAGGTGCGTGCGGGCGGTTGGACGCTGGTGGTGCGTGAGTCGCGGTCGGCGATCGTCGACCCGATCCGCGTGGACTTCACGGTGATCGTGTCGACGGTGGTGGTGGCGTTGCTGGCGGTGCTGTCGCTTTCGATGTGGATCCTTCGGCACACGAGCACGCGGATTCGGCGTGCCGTGGAGGTGGCGGATCAGCTCGCGAGGCGGGACCTGTCGGGCGATCTGGACCTGCGGTCGACATCGCGTGACGAGGTGACGCAGCTGGGCGAGAGTTTTCAGAGCCTGGTCGCGACGATGCGGGAGACGGAGGCGTTCGTGGGCGCGGTGGCGGAGGGTGATTTCAGCCGGACGTTCGAGCAGCGTTCGGAGGCGGACAACCTGGCGCGGTCGATCAACGCGATGAGCCGGATGCGTCAGGAGGCGGAGGCGGCGCTGCGCGAGGCGCGTCTGGAGGCGGAGCAGGCGAACGTGGCGAAGAGCGTCTTCCTGGCCAACATGAGTCACGAGCTGCGTACGCCTCTGAACGGCGTGCTCGGCTACGTACAGATCCTGCTGCGTGACCGTTCGCTCAACGAGCAGCAGCGGCGGAGTCTCGACGCGATCATGAACAGCGGCGAGCACCTGCTGATGCTGATCAACGACATTCTTGACCTGTCGAAGATCGAGGCGGGGCGTCTGGAGGTGGACCTGGCGGCGTGCGACCTGCACAAGCTGCTCCAGTCGGTCGAGGACGTGCTGGCGCATCGGGCGAAGTCGAAGTCGCTGGCCTTCGAGGTGGACGTGGCGGCGGAGGTGCCGCGTGGGATCCGCACGGACGCGACGAAGCTCAAGCAGGTGCTGGTGAATCTGGCGGGCAACGCGGTGAAGTTCACGGAGGCGGGGAGCGTGACGATCTCGGTGGGTGAGACCGAGGACAAGCGTTTGCGGTTCTCGGTGCGTGACACGGGCATCGGGATGTCGGAGGAGGAGTTGGCGGGGATCTTTGACGCGTTCAAGCAGGCGGCGGCGGGCAAGGACGCGGGCGGGACGGGGCTGGGTCTGACGATCAGCCGTCGTCTTGTGCTGGCTCTGGGTGGCGTGTTGTCGGTGGAGAGTCGGCCGGGCGCGGGCAGCACGTTCTCGTTCACGCATCCCCTGGAGGAGGTGGACGAAGACGCGTTGAGTCTGGAGCAGACGGCGTCGCTCGCGGGTCATGCCTCGCTGTCGCTGCCTGAGGTTCAGCGGCGGACGGTGCTGGTGGTAGATGATCGCGAGGCGAACCGTGAGATCCTGGATCATGCGTTGCGTGGCGTCGGGTTTGCGACGGAGATCGCGGAGAACGGCCGGGAGGCGTTGGACGTGCTGGAGAAGACGCCGGTGGACGCGGTGCTGATGGACGTTCGGATGCCGGTGATGAACGGGATCGAGGCGACGGAGCGTCTGCGTGCCGACGAGCGATTCAGGGATCTGCCGGTGATCGCGGTGTCGGCGAGCGTCTTCCCGAATCAGCAGAAGAAATTTCGGGAGGCAGGGTGCAGCGATTTCCTGGCCAAGCCGGTGCGGCTCAATGAGTTGTTCGAGAAGCTCGCGCATCATCTGGGGCTGACGTATACGACGGAGGATGCGGCGGAAGAGCCGATGCGCGCGACGACCAGCGAACCGTTGTCGGCGGAGCGAGCGGGCGAGGTGGTGGGGCCGCTTCGCGAGGCGTTGCGGGTTCGGAGCTTTACGGCGCTCAACGCACTGGCCGAGCGTCTTGCCGCGGACGAGGCGACGGCTTCGGTGGCCGAGCGGATCCGGTCGGCGACGCGTGGCTTTGATTTTGATGCACTGGACAGGCTTGCGGACGAGCTTGAGAGAGGTGACTGACCGGCCATGGATCAGCCTGCCCCCGAACCCGAAGCGATCACGAGCAACGACCGCGTTCTGCTCGTGGACGACAACCCCGTCAACCTTGACGTGCTCGCGCAGTCGCTGGAGGCGCGCGGGCTTGAGTTGCTGATTGCCCGGAGCGGCGAGGAGGCGCTGGTGGTGGCGGCGTCGGCGAAGCCGGCGGTGATCCTGCTGGACATCAACATGCCGGGGATCGGCGGGTTCGAGACGTGTCGGCGGCTCAAGGCGGACACGAGCACGGCGGACGCGGTGGTGGTGTTCCTGTCGGCGCGAGACGCGGTGGAGGATCGCGTGCAGGGGCTGGAGCTTGGGGCGGCGGACTACATCGCCAAGCCGTTTCAGGTCGAGGAGGTTCAGGCCCGGGTGGCGCGGCAGATCGCGTTGTACCACGAGCGCCGGGAGCTCAAGACGCGAGCGGCGGACAAGGACCCGGCCAGCGAGGAGCGTTTCCGGGCGATCGACCCCGCGTCGCTGCGGGCGATGATCGAGGCGGGTGAGTCGGACCGGTTCGAGCTGAAGTCGACGCTCCGGTGGAACCTCAAGTCGGACAAGGCGGGCAAGGAGATCGAGGACGCCTGGCTCAAGACGGTGGTGGCGTTTCTCAACACGGACGGCGGCGTGCTGGTGGTGGGTGTCGACGACGACGGCAACGCGCTGGGGATCGAGGCGGATCGTTTCGATAACGCGGACCGGTACCTGCTGCACGTGAACAACCTGATCCGTCAGCACGTCGGCGCCGCGTACATGCACTTCATCCGATTCGACCTCGTGCCGATCGACGACAAGCAGGTGCTGGCGATGCGTGTGCTGCCCGCTGCCGAGCCGGCGTTCCTGCGGCGGAACAACGACGAGCTGTTCTTCATCCGGGTGGGTCCGGGCAGCCGGAAACTGACGGCGAGTGAGATGGTGGCGTACATCCAGAACCGCCGCGAGGATCAGACGCGTGAGGTGGTGCCCGCTGAGCCCACGCGAGTGGAAACGGCGCCCGAGTCGCAGGAGCGTGCGCCGGACCGGATCCTGCTGGTAGACGACAACACGACGAACCTGCAGGTGCTGTTCCAGACGCTGAGCGATCAGGACTACGAGTTGCTGGTGGCGCGGAGCGGCGAGGAGGCGATCGAGGTGGCGACGGCGGGTTCGCCGACGCTGATCCTGCTGGACATCATGATGCCGCCCGGGATTGATGGTTACGAGACATGCAAGCGGCTGCGGCAGAAGCCCGAGACGGCGGACGTGGCGGTGATCTTCATGTCGGCGTTGCAGGACACCGATGCGCGGGTGCGCGGCTTTGAGGTGGGCGCGGTCGATTACATCACCAAGCCGTTCCAGGCGGACGAGGTGATCGCGCGCGTGCGCACGCACCTAACGATCCAGAAGCTGCAGCGGAGCCTGAGCGCCGCGAACAGCGAGCTTCAGCGTTTCAATGCCGATCTTGAGGACAGGGTGGCGGAGCGGAGTGCGCAGCTGGTCAAGAGCCGGGACGCGATCATCTTCGGTCTGGCGAAGCTGGCGGAGTCGCGTGACGACGACACGGGGCGGCACCTGGAGCGCATCTGCCGGTACGTGCGGATTCTCTCGGAGGAGTTGGCGCGGGAGGACCCGGGCATCGAGACGTCGTGGGTGGAGTCGGTGGCGGTGACGGCGGCGCTGCACGACATCGGCAAGGTGGCGATCCCGGACGCGATCCTGCTCAAGCCGGGGCGGCTGTCGGACGAGGAGCGGAGCAGGATGCAGGAGCACGCGAAGATCGGCAGCGGCACGCTGAGCGCGATACGGGAGCGTTGGGGGAGTAGTCAGTTCCTGACGACGGCGATCGAGATTGCGCATCACCATCACGAGCGTTGGGACGGCAGCGGGTATCCGGACGGGCTGGCGGGCGAGGCGATCCCCTTGCCGGCGCGGATCGTGGCGGTGGCGGACGTGTACGACGCGTTGCGAAGCAAGCGTGTCTACAAGCCGGCGATGACCGACGACGAGGCGGCGCAGGAGATCATCAACGCGTCGTGCACGCAGTTCGACCCGCGGGTGGTCGAGGCGTTCGGGCGTGTGCGTGACGAGTTTCGTCGCGTGCTTGAGGGTTGATGCGAATCAGCGATCGACGCGGCCGGAGGCGTCGCCACCGGCGAGCTTGAGCACTTCGTCGGCGGAGAGGATGTTGAAGTCGCCGGGGATCGTCTGCTTCATGCAGGAGGCTGCGACGGCGAACTCGAGCGCCTCGCGGGTGGTGGCGAGGGTGTTGAGGCCGTAGATCAGTCCGGCAGCGAAGCTGTCGCCCCCGCCGACGCGGTCGACGAGCTGGATGTCGTAGACGCGTGAGCGCGTGGGCGTGGAGCAGTCCTTGTCGTCGAGCATCAGCGCGGACCAGCCGTTGCGTGAGGCGGAGTGGCTCTCGCGGAGGGTGATGGCGACGGTGGAGAAACTGAATTGGTCCTTGAGCGTCTGCGCGAGTCGGCCGTAGCCGGCCTCGTCGAGGTGGCCGGCGGTGACGTCGGTGTCGTCGGGCTTGA
Coding sequences within:
- a CDS encoding response regulator → MDQPAPEPEAITSNDRVLLVDDNPVNLDVLAQSLEARGLELLIARSGEEALVVAASAKPAVILLDINMPGIGGFETCRRLKADTSTADAVVVFLSARDAVEDRVQGLELGAADYIAKPFQVEEVQARVARQIALYHERRELKTRAADKDPASEERFRAIDPASLRAMIEAGESDRFELKSTLRWNLKSDKAGKEIEDAWLKTVVAFLNTDGGVLVVGVDDDGNALGIEADRFDNADRYLLHVNNLIRQHVGAAYMHFIRFDLVPIDDKQVLAMRVLPAAEPAFLRRNNDELFFIRVGPGSRKLTASEMVAYIQNRREDQTREVVPAEPTRVETAPESQERAPDRILLVDDNTTNLQVLFQTLSDQDYELLVARSGEEAIEVATAGSPTLILLDIMMPPGIDGYETCKRLRQKPETADVAVIFMSALQDTDARVRGFEVGAVDYITKPFQADEVIARVRTHLTIQKLQRSLSAANSELQRFNADLEDRVAERSAQLVKSRDAIIFGLAKLAESRDDDTGRHLERICRYVRILSEELAREDPGIETSWVESVAVTAALHDIGKVAIPDAILLKPGRLSDEERSRMQEHAKIGSGTLSAIRERWGSSQFLTTAIEIAHHHHERWDGSGYPDGLAGEAIPLPARIVAVADVYDALRSKRVYKPAMTDDEAAQEIINASCTQFDPRVVEAFGRVRDEFRRVLEG